A genomic stretch from Komagataeibacter xylinus includes:
- the hmpA gene encoding NO-inducible flavohemoprotein encodes MAPPLDDTTRSIIKACVPALEAHGLAITTEMYRRLLANPAIRDLFNLSHQEDGAQPRALALAVLAYARNIDNLGSMAGAVERIAEKHVGLNIRPEHYPYVAEALLGAIAQVLGDAATPEIMEAWGQAYWFLADILIGREKQIYAAHAAAPGGWVGWRSLRVQARKAESETVTSFELVPQDGGPVMRHAPGQYLSFRLDVPGHGCERRNYSISSAPSAQGYRISVRRIDGGVVSDWLHDSVREGTLLQVSAPAGEFTLAPATGPIVFLSAGVGLTPFMSMLAELTGSDAHPPIHYIHTTRTPRTEAFGPAIRAMAGGGQLQADIFYTRQAPQAAAPAPGVTCHEGRITPAWLKGRVERNATYYICGPDGFMRDMVGALKDAGVPSAQIRYEFFGPADDPAL; translated from the coding sequence ATGGCGCCGCCGCTCGATGACACAACCCGCAGCATCATCAAGGCCTGCGTACCCGCACTTGAAGCCCATGGCCTGGCGATCACGACCGAAATGTATCGTCGCCTTCTGGCCAATCCCGCCATCCGCGATCTGTTCAACCTCTCGCATCAGGAAGATGGCGCGCAGCCTAGGGCGCTGGCCCTGGCCGTGCTGGCCTATGCCCGCAACATCGATAATCTCGGCTCCATGGCAGGGGCTGTCGAACGCATTGCTGAAAAGCATGTGGGCCTGAATATCCGGCCCGAACACTACCCGTATGTGGCCGAGGCCCTGCTTGGCGCGATTGCACAGGTGCTGGGCGATGCTGCGACCCCTGAAATCATGGAGGCATGGGGCCAGGCGTACTGGTTCCTGGCTGATATCCTGATCGGGCGTGAAAAACAGATCTACGCGGCCCACGCGGCGGCTCCCGGCGGCTGGGTGGGGTGGCGGTCCTTGCGCGTGCAGGCCCGCAAGGCCGAGAGCGAGACCGTGACCTCCTTTGAACTGGTGCCGCAGGATGGTGGCCCCGTGATGCGGCATGCGCCGGGGCAGTATCTCAGCTTCCGGCTCGATGTGCCGGGGCACGGGTGTGAACGGCGCAATTACAGCATCTCGTCCGCGCCCTCTGCGCAGGGATACCGCATCAGCGTGCGCCGTATTGATGGCGGCGTCGTGTCGGACTGGCTGCATGACAGCGTGCGCGAAGGCACCTTGCTGCAGGTTTCCGCCCCCGCCGGTGAGTTCACGCTCGCGCCCGCAACCGGGCCCATCGTGTTCCTGAGCGCCGGGGTGGGGCTGACGCCGTTCATGTCCATGCTGGCTGAACTGACGGGCAGCGACGCGCATCCCCCCATCCATTACATCCACACCACCCGCACCCCGCGCACGGAAGCCTTTGGCCCGGCCATCCGCGCCATGGCAGGCGGCGGGCAGTTGCAGGCGGATATTTTCTATACCCGGCAGGCTCCGCAGGCTGCAGCACCCGCGCCTGGAGTGACCTGTCATGAAGGGCGCATCACGCCCGCATGGCTGAAGGGCCGGGTGGAGCGGAATGCGACTTATTACATCTGCGGCCCTGATGGCTTCATGCGCGACATGGTGGGCGCGCTGAAGGATGCGGGCGTGCCGTCTGCACAGATTCGCTATGAATTCTTTGGCCCGGCAGATGACCCCGCGTTATGA
- a CDS encoding glutathione S-transferase: MITVHHLDNSRSQRILWLLEELELPYEIRFYKRDPKTMLAPKSLRKIHPLGKAPIITDTEGDVTLAESGAIIEYLVERYGNGRLQPERGTPEHVQFLYWLHYAEGSAMPPLLLKLVFGLLPTRVPFIIRPVASLIAGGVQSRIINPQLKLHMDFWEQALSRREWFTGKDFTAADIQMSFPLEAAASRAGALGGRPHVGAFLRRIHARPAYQRALIKGGAYAFASAGDAAA; encoded by the coding sequence ATGATTACCGTGCATCATCTCGATAATTCACGTTCCCAGCGCATCCTGTGGCTGCTTGAGGAACTTGAATTGCCCTACGAGATCCGCTTTTACAAACGCGACCCCAAAACCATGCTGGCTCCCAAAAGCCTGCGCAAAATTCACCCGCTGGGAAAGGCCCCTATCATTACCGATACTGAGGGTGACGTAACTCTGGCGGAAAGCGGAGCCATTATCGAATATCTGGTGGAGCGCTACGGCAATGGCCGCCTGCAGCCCGAACGCGGCACGCCCGAGCACGTGCAGTTCCTGTACTGGCTGCACTATGCCGAAGGCTCGGCCATGCCGCCGCTGCTGCTCAAGCTGGTGTTTGGCCTGCTGCCTACGCGCGTGCCCTTTATCATCCGCCCCGTGGCCAGCCTGATTGCGGGCGGGGTGCAGTCACGCATCATCAACCCGCAACTCAAGCTGCACATGGATTTCTGGGAGCAGGCGCTCAGCCGGCGCGAATGGTTCACCGGCAAGGACTTCACCGCAGCCGATATCCAGATGAGCTTTCCGCTTGAAGCCGCCGCCTCCCGCGCCGGGGCGCTGGGCGGCAGGCCGCATGTGGGCGCCTTTTTGCGGCGCATCCATGCACGGCCTGCCTATCAGCGCGCGCTGATTAAAGGCGGCGCCTATGCCTTTGCCTCGGCAGGGGACGCGGCTGCCTGA
- a CDS encoding ABC-F family ATP-binding cassette domain-containing protein: MIRLDSISKHNGQRLVFIEASAALQKGEKIGLVGPNGAGKTTLFRMITGQDEPDEGQILTDRGITIGFFSQDVGEMTGRSAVAEVMEGAGAVSEVASELATLETALADPEQADQLDAILERFGEVQARFEELGGYALDSKAREVLHGLGFSQEMMDGDVSRLSGGWKMRVALGRILLMRPDVMLLDEPSNHLDLESLIWLEQFLAGYDGALLMTSHDRAFMNRVINKVIEIDGGNLTSFSGDYEFYEQQRAQNEKQQQAQFERQQAALAKEISFIERFKARASHAAQVQSRVKKLEKIDRVEPPKRRQALSFEFPPPPRSGEDVVKLRGVDKSYGSRVIYHNLDLLIRRRERCCVLGVNGAGKSTLLKLVTGATQPDAGTVTLGGSVKLGYFAQHAMDLLDGSRTVFETLDDAFPLASQGSLRALAGSFGFSGDEVEKSCRVLSGGEKARLVMALMLYDPPNFLVLDEPTNHLDIATKEMLIASLAQYEGTMLFVSHDRHFLAALSNRVLEVTPGGIHQYDGGYTEYVARTGQEAPGLHA; this comes from the coding sequence ATGATTCGTCTCGACAGTATCAGCAAGCATAACGGCCAGCGCCTGGTCTTCATTGAAGCATCAGCCGCGTTGCAAAAGGGCGAGAAGATCGGCCTCGTGGGGCCAAACGGGGCGGGCAAGACCACGCTGTTCCGCATGATCACCGGGCAGGACGAACCTGATGAAGGCCAGATCCTGACCGATCGCGGCATTACCATCGGTTTCTTCAGCCAGGATGTGGGCGAGATGACGGGCCGCAGCGCCGTGGCCGAGGTGATGGAAGGCGCGGGCGCGGTATCGGAGGTTGCCTCCGAGCTTGCCACGCTGGAGACGGCACTGGCCGACCCCGAGCAGGCCGACCAGCTTGACGCCATTCTCGAACGCTTTGGCGAGGTGCAGGCCCGCTTTGAGGAACTTGGCGGTTACGCGCTTGACAGCAAGGCGCGCGAGGTGCTGCACGGGCTGGGCTTCAGCCAGGAAATGATGGATGGCGATGTCAGCCGCCTCTCTGGCGGGTGGAAAATGCGCGTGGCCCTTGGCCGCATCCTGCTCATGCGCCCCGATGTGATGCTGCTCGATGAGCCCAGCAACCATCTCGACCTTGAAAGCCTGATCTGGCTGGAGCAGTTTCTGGCCGGTTACGATGGCGCGCTGCTCATGACATCGCATGACCGGGCGTTCATGAACCGGGTCATCAACAAGGTGATCGAGATTGACGGCGGCAACCTGACCAGCTTTTCAGGCGATTACGAGTTCTATGAACAGCAGCGCGCCCAGAACGAGAAGCAGCAGCAGGCCCAGTTCGAGCGCCAGCAGGCCGCGCTTGCCAAGGAAATCAGCTTTATCGAACGCTTCAAGGCCCGTGCCTCGCACGCAGCCCAGGTGCAGAGCCGGGTCAAGAAGCTGGAAAAGATCGACCGCGTCGAGCCGCCAAAGCGAAGGCAGGCGCTGAGCTTCGAGTTTCCGCCCCCGCCGCGCTCGGGCGAGGACGTGGTCAAGCTGCGTGGCGTGGATAAAAGCTATGGCAGCCGCGTGATCTACCACAACCTCGACCTGCTGATCCGCAGGCGCGAGCGGTGCTGCGTGCTGGGTGTGAACGGTGCTGGCAAGTCCACGCTGCTCAAGCTGGTCACCGGTGCCACCCAGCCCGATGCTGGCACGGTTACGCTGGGCGGCAGCGTGAAGCTGGGTTATTTCGCCCAGCACGCCATGGACCTGCTTGATGGCAGCCGCACGGTGTTTGAAACGCTGGATGATGCCTTTCCGCTGGCAAGCCAGGGTTCGCTGCGCGCCCTTGCAGGCAGCTTCGGCTTCTCTGGTGATGAGGTGGAGAAAAGCTGCCGCGTGCTGTCAGGCGGCGAGAAGGCGCGGCTGGTCATGGCGCTGATGCTGTATGACCCGCCAAACTTTCTGGTGCTCGATGAGCCGACCAACCACCTCGATATCGCCACCAAGGAAATGCTGATCGCGTCCCTCGCGCAGTACGAAGGCACGATGCTGTTCGTATCCCATGACCGGCACTTCCTTGCCGCCCTGTCCAACCGGGTGCTGGAAGTAACACCCGGTGGCATCCACCAGTATGATGGCGGCTATACGGAATATGTCGCCCGCACCGGGCAGGAGGCTCCCGGCCTGCATGCCTGA
- a CDS encoding heavy metal translocating P-type ATPase: protein MAQTVSFPVGGMSCAACATRLEKVLNRQAGVQATVNFATARVQADVDDPATALPAMVTAIGKAGFTTSEESVDLSVTGMSCAACAARVEKILNRLPLTQASVNFATGRAHVTYVPGVSGPETFIARIEKAGFGATIVDDAAPRLDPHALRMQAWRTERNQFALTLVLALPFGAQMLGMLAGMGFMLPGWVQAVLATVVQFYCARQLYPRAWKAVRGGAANMDVLVVLGTGIAYFFSLAVLLLRLPQPLYFESSVAIITLISLGRLMESRARDRTAAGLESLLKLQPAQAHVERDGIMHDCPVEQVRVGDVFIVRPGESMPVDGAVLDGASDVNEAMLTGESLPVAKREHDTVFAGTLNTTGSLRVKATGVGADTALAHIVKMVEQAQGSKAHVQRLADRVAGVFVPAVLVLAALTFGVWWGVSGQVPPSLIAAVSVLVIACPCSLGLATPTAIMVGTGLGARAGILFRNADALEQAQKLDTIMLDKTGTLTQGTPMVHDMQPRPGVDPARLLEVACTLEQDSEHPLARAIMAHAANLGVQPGTLAAFEATPGMGVAGMVDGQPACLGAPRFLAQRGVALDPDAADGLTGAGRSVIGVAQAGHLLGYITLSDTLRPDAVASVAAFRAAGIRVVMLTGDSPQAAGPIAAAVGVDDYRAGVLPGDKARIIEDYRAQGHVVGMVGDGINDAPALAAADVGFAIGAGTAIARETADIVLMKSELASVSDAISLSRATLAKIRQNLFFAFIYNILGLPLAAFGLLNPIVAAGAMAMSSVSVVSNALLLNRWKPRAR, encoded by the coding sequence GTGGCCCAGACTGTCAGTTTCCCCGTAGGTGGCATGAGCTGTGCGGCCTGTGCCACGCGGCTTGAAAAGGTGCTCAACCGGCAGGCGGGCGTGCAGGCCACGGTCAACTTCGCCACCGCTCGGGTGCAGGCTGATGTCGATGACCCCGCAACCGCGCTGCCGGCCATGGTTACGGCCATTGGCAAGGCAGGTTTTACAACCAGCGAAGAGAGCGTGGATCTGTCGGTTACCGGCATGAGCTGTGCCGCCTGCGCAGCCAGGGTTGAAAAAATTCTCAACCGCCTGCCGCTGACACAGGCCAGCGTGAATTTTGCCACCGGGCGCGCGCATGTTACGTACGTGCCCGGCGTGAGCGGGCCGGAAACCTTTATTGCCCGCATTGAAAAAGCCGGTTTTGGCGCAACTATAGTGGATGATGCGGCACCGCGCCTGGACCCGCACGCCCTGCGCATGCAGGCCTGGCGGACGGAACGCAACCAGTTTGCACTGACCCTTGTGCTGGCGCTGCCGTTTGGGGCGCAGATGCTGGGCATGCTGGCGGGCATGGGGTTCATGCTGCCCGGCTGGGTGCAGGCCGTGCTCGCCACGGTGGTGCAGTTCTACTGCGCGCGCCAGCTTTATCCGCGTGCGTGGAAGGCGGTGCGGGGCGGTGCTGCCAACATGGACGTGCTGGTGGTGCTGGGCACGGGCATTGCCTATTTCTTCAGCCTGGCCGTGCTGCTCCTGCGCCTGCCGCAGCCGCTTTATTTCGAGAGCAGCGTTGCCATCATCACGCTTATCTCGCTCGGCCGTCTTATGGAAAGCCGCGCGCGTGACAGAACGGCGGCGGGGCTGGAAAGCCTGCTGAAACTCCAGCCCGCGCAGGCCCATGTGGAACGCGATGGCATCATGCATGACTGCCCGGTGGAGCAGGTGCGGGTGGGTGATGTGTTTATCGTGCGCCCCGGCGAGAGCATGCCGGTGGATGGCGCGGTGCTTGATGGCGCATCGGACGTGAATGAAGCCATGCTGACCGGCGAGAGCCTGCCCGTGGCCAAACGGGAGCATGACACGGTTTTTGCGGGCACGCTCAACACCACCGGCAGCCTGCGGGTAAAGGCCACTGGCGTGGGGGCGGATACCGCGCTGGCTCATATCGTGAAAATGGTGGAGCAGGCACAGGGCAGCAAGGCCCATGTGCAGCGTCTGGCCGATCGGGTGGCAGGCGTGTTCGTGCCCGCGGTGCTGGTGCTGGCGGCCCTCACCTTTGGCGTGTGGTGGGGCGTGAGCGGGCAGGTTCCACCCAGCCTTATCGCCGCCGTGTCGGTGCTGGTCATTGCCTGCCCGTGTTCGCTGGGGCTGGCAACGCCCACCGCCATCATGGTGGGCACCGGGCTTGGCGCACGCGCGGGCATCCTGTTCCGTAACGCCGATGCGCTGGAACAGGCCCAGAAACTCGATACAATCATGCTCGACAAGACCGGCACCCTGACCCAGGGCACGCCCATGGTGCATGATATGCAGCCCCGGCCCGGCGTGGACCCGGCCCGCCTGCTGGAGGTGGCCTGCACGCTGGAGCAGGATTCCGAGCACCCGCTGGCCCGCGCCATCATGGCGCATGCAGCAAACCTTGGCGTGCAGCCCGGCACGCTGGCTGCTTTTGAGGCCACGCCGGGCATGGGTGTTGCAGGCATGGTGGATGGGCAGCCTGCCTGCCTTGGCGCGCCGCGTTTTCTGGCCCAACGCGGCGTTGCGCTGGACCCTGATGCGGCAGACGGGCTGACGGGCGCGGGGCGTAGCGTGATTGGCGTGGCGCAGGCGGGGCATCTGCTGGGCTACATCACCCTGTCCGACACGTTGCGGCCCGATGCGGTGGCGAGTGTAGCCGCATTCCGGGCGGCGGGCATCCGGGTTGTCATGCTCACGGGTGACAGCCCGCAGGCAGCAGGTCCCATCGCGGCCGCAGTGGGGGTGGATGACTACCGCGCGGGCGTGCTGCCCGGTGACAAGGCGCGGATTATTGAAGATTACCGCGCACAGGGCCACGTGGTAGGCATGGTGGGTGACGGCATCAATGACGCCCCGGCACTGGCAGCGGCCGATGTGGGTTTTGCCATCGGGGCCGGTACGGCCATTGCGCGCGAGACGGCGGATATCGTGCTGATGAAGAGTGAACTGGCCAGCGTGAGCGATGCCATCTCGCTCTCGCGCGCCACGCTGGCCAAGATCAGGCAGAACCTGTTTTTTGCGTTCATCTATAACATTCTGGGCCTGCCGCTCGCAGCCTTCGGCCTGCTCAACCCCATCGTGGCGGCAGGCGCCATGGCCATGAGTTCGGTCTCGGTGGTCAGCAACGCGCTGCTGCTCAATCGCTGGAAGCCGCGCGCCCGATAA
- a CDS encoding metal-sensitive transcriptional regulator, translating to MQCGPPDDRVVEQPHKKALINRIRRIEGQVGGVLNMIENDRYCVDILTQISAVKSALDGVAIQILSSHAKGCVRKAVQEDGGEETMEELLGIIRKLIR from the coding sequence ATGCAGTGCGGCCCACCGGATGACAGGGTTGTGGAACAGCCTCACAAGAAAGCCTTGATCAACCGCATACGCCGCATTGAAGGGCAGGTGGGTGGCGTGCTGAACATGATCGAGAATGACCGCTACTGCGTGGATATCCTGACCCAGATCTCGGCAGTAAAATCAGCGCTTGACGGGGTTGCGATCCAGATCCTGTCCTCTCACGCCAAAGGCTGCGTGCGCAAGGCGGTGCAGGAAGATGGCGGCGAGGAAACGATGGAGGAACTGCTCGGCATCATCCGCAAGCTGATCCGCTAG
- a CDS encoding glycerophosphodiester phosphodiesterase family protein, with amino-acid sequence MLTRRQAMTGTLMSMAALTTARQAFANPSLAPVPSVMAHRGASALRPEHTLAAYARAIADGADYIEPDLVPTRDGVLIARHESNIAGTSDVAEHPEFASRRRTMTIDGKAETGWFTTDFTLAELKTLRARERLPTLRAHNTRYDGHFDIPTFEEVIDFVAAEAATRGRMIGLIPEIKNSTHFHQLGHTPEETFLHVIAAHDYTRYCPLEVQSFETANLRMLHGRVQAINPQARLMFLMGGRTETVPDTLGTARPATFGDFMTPDGLRGVRAYADVIGPSNDDIIPRDASGAWLAPTSLIDDAHAAGLLVHSYTFRPENHFLPAQLRNGEGDSARNVPGAIAEIRRHLDLGLDGFFTDDPAIGRMALGL; translated from the coding sequence ATGCTGACCCGTAGACAGGCCATGACAGGCACATTGATGAGCATGGCCGCGCTGACGACAGCCCGGCAGGCTTTTGCAAACCCTTCTCTGGCACCGGTGCCTTCTGTCATGGCGCATCGGGGGGCATCGGCCCTGCGGCCTGAACACACGCTCGCCGCCTATGCCCGCGCCATTGCCGATGGTGCGGATTATATCGAGCCCGACCTCGTGCCCACACGCGATGGCGTGCTCATAGCCCGCCATGAAAGCAATATAGCGGGCACGTCCGATGTAGCCGAGCACCCGGAATTTGCCAGCCGCCGCCGCACCATGACCATTGATGGCAAGGCGGAAACCGGCTGGTTCACGACCGACTTTACTTTAGCCGAACTCAAGACCCTGCGCGCGCGCGAACGCCTGCCCACACTCCGCGCCCACAACACCCGCTATGACGGGCATTTCGATATTCCGACATTTGAGGAAGTCATCGACTTCGTCGCAGCCGAAGCCGCAACCCGCGGACGCATGATCGGGCTGATACCCGAAATAAAGAATTCAACGCATTTCCATCAACTCGGCCACACGCCGGAAGAGACGTTCCTGCACGTCATCGCGGCCCACGACTACACCCGTTACTGCCCGCTCGAGGTCCAGTCCTTCGAGACGGCAAACCTGCGCATGCTCCATGGCCGGGTGCAGGCCATCAACCCGCAGGCGCGGCTTATGTTCCTCATGGGCGGGCGCACGGAAACGGTGCCCGACACGCTGGGCACGGCAAGACCTGCCACGTTTGGCGACTTCATGACCCCTGACGGCCTGCGTGGCGTGCGGGCCTATGCCGATGTCATTGGCCCTTCGAACGATGACATCATACCGCGTGATGCCTCCGGCGCATGGCTTGCCCCTACGTCCCTCATTGATGATGCCCATGCAGCGGGCCTGCTGGTGCATTCCTACACCTTCCGCCCCGAGAACCACTTCCTACCCGCCCAGCTACGCAATGGCGAGGGCGACAGCGCGCGCAACGTGCCCGGCGCAATTGCCGAAATACGGCGCCATCTGGATCTGGGGCTTGATGGCTTCTTTACCGATGACCCGGCCATAGGTCGCATGGCGCTGGGACTGTAA
- a CDS encoding STN domain-containing protein — protein sequence MTAAQAVRRVLAHSGLTAESVNDGGFIIHSGAAASTAQKNRASPEGGEQKGGVIDLIPMSAFDHKGLYKYLDAYGIWSSKRGAWAPRARFPTRLAGTMSSASCCPCATRSAQHDQELAGL from the coding sequence ATGACGGCTGCACAGGCGGTCCGGCGTGTACTCGCCCATAGCGGGCTGACCGCCGAGAGCGTGAATGATGGCGGCTTCATCATCCATTCAGGTGCTGCGGCCAGCACGGCGCAAAAGAACCGCGCGTCACCCGAAGGTGGCGAGCAGAAGGGCGGCGTGATCGACCTCATTCCCATGAGCGCCTTTGACCACAAGGGTCTGTACAAATACCTCGATGCCTACGGCATCTGGTCAAGCAAGCGCGGGGCGTGGGCGCCAAGGGCACGTTTTCCGACACGTTTGGCAGGCACCATGAGTTCGGCATCGTGCTGTCCATGCGCTACCAGGAGCGCGCAACACGACCAAGAACTGGCAGGCCTATGA
- a CDS encoding TonB-dependent receptor, producing MHASYSQSIGRLAPGQIAMAASESCGDDDPGGTDCTISRGNARLRPRRSNNFDISVDKWFNRGNGIEFNVMDRNLHAFGQVIDLQANVTWLKGHESYSNGTSVVNYNAMIYQPSFIANGMMTWHIPQIKGALRTTVNYSGKYFTSFGATPGASDGFGNFLTFNLGFWHQVYPGITLKYEVMNLANWQPRYVTGDHLQYVDEMDNYGRAVYFHVVFN from the coding sequence ATGCATGCCTCCTACAGTCAGTCCATCGGCCGCCTCGCGCCGGGGCAGATCGCCATGGCGGCATCCGAGAGTTGTGGTGATGATGACCCCGGTGGAACAGACTGCACCATCTCCAGGGGCAATGCCCGGCTCAGGCCGCGTCGGTCCAACAATTTCGATATTTCGGTTGATAAATGGTTCAATCGCGGCAATGGCATTGAGTTCAATGTCATGGACCGCAACCTGCATGCCTTTGGCCAGGTAATTGACCTGCAGGCGAACGTGACGTGGCTCAAGGGCCATGAAAGCTATTCAAACGGCACATCGGTGGTCAATTACAATGCCATGATCTACCAGCCCAGCTTCATCGCCAATGGCATGATGACATGGCATATTCCGCAGATAAAAGGCGCGCTGCGCACCACCGTCAATTACTCGGGCAAGTATTTTACCTCCTTTGGCGCAACGCCGGGCGCATCGGACGGGTTTGGTAACTTCCTCACCTTCAACCTTGGCTTCTGGCATCAGGTTTATCCGGGAATTACATTGAAATATGAAGTCATGAACCTGGCCAACTGGCAGCCACGCTATGTAACCGGTGATCATCTGCAATATGTTGATGAAATGGATAATTATGGTCGCGCCGTTTATTTCCATGTTGTTTTCAACTGA
- a CDS encoding sorbitol dehydrogenase family protein gives MAADRPCFPTSIHRSTPNAIRLNRALRMSRRDALIGALGAAVVVTGSRQGIAATAEQDTVVPLFMALSQRLTDRDTLDPRIGNALYAGITHAVPERRDQIQKLHDFMTGGSFASAHALASAAEHQDPVFKDVIQDIMTGWYRGLADHKVVVYRSALMFDITKDAIYPKTYATGGPFYWTQTPPEVAVPTGEPALSPSKLVIEPT, from the coding sequence ATGGCTGCAGACCGGCCCTGTTTTCCTACGAGTATTCATCGTTCCACCCCCAATGCCATCAGACTGAACCGGGCGCTGCGCATGTCGCGCCGCGATGCGCTGATCGGCGCGCTCGGGGCAGCCGTTGTCGTGACAGGCAGCAGGCAGGGCATCGCTGCCACGGCAGAGCAGGACACGGTCGTGCCGCTGTTCATGGCCCTGTCGCAGCGCCTGACGGACCGTGATACGCTCGACCCGCGCATTGGCAATGCGCTGTATGCCGGCATCACCCACGCCGTGCCCGAGCGGCGCGATCAGATCCAGAAGCTGCATGACTTCATGACCGGCGGCAGTTTTGCCTCTGCCCATGCGCTCGCCTCCGCCGCCGAGCATCAGGACCCCGTGTTCAAGGATGTCATTCAGGATATCATGACCGGCTGGTATCGTGGTCTGGCCGACCACAAGGTCGTGGTCTACCGCTCCGCGCTGATGTTCGACATCACCAAGGACGCGATCTATCCCAAGACCTATGCAACGGGTGGGCCGTTCTACTGGACCCAGACCCCGCCGGAAGTGGCTGTTCCCACTGGTGAACCTGCCCTTTCGCCTTCGAAACTCGTGATCGAACCTACCTGA
- a CDS encoding GMC family oxidoreductase: MPSEQDLSADVVIVGSGVAGSSIANELARAGISVIVLEAGPRVDRQHFVENFRNLENKPSYQGPFPAVPWARHPPNQITPNEYLHTTGPDAEAYQQVYLRMMGGTTWHWAGCAWRYLPSDFELKTRYGQGRDWALKYDDLEPFYYQAEVMMGVCGPDPAVEDLGSPRRQPYPMDALPISYAAQQFRKLIGEKTPYRVVHEPQARNTRPYDSRPTCEGHNNCMPICPIGAMYNGSYSVYHAEAAGAKFVPNAVVYRIERDSANKRVTAVHYYDPDKGSHRVTGKYFVIAAHCIETAKLMLFSADEQSPDGIANSSGHVGRNMMDHTGVQVSFISGDKALWPGRGPLETNVIDNFRDGDWRNERGAYLVHMVDDNQVDLATQLAISKGYVGRELEEQIRYLASHTVRLFSHNEGLADPDNRLTLSKTNKDILGIPHPEVYYKLPEYTVKSCEHTRGLFRDLIGLMHGTDEEWTPGYFPQDHPAGSTIMGTDPKDSVVDGFCRTHDHENLFIASSSVFSSVGTGNITLTVAALALRVADTLKKELAHA; this comes from the coding sequence ATGCCGTCCGAACAAGACCTATCTGCTGACGTCGTGATCGTCGGCTCCGGCGTCGCTGGCAGCTCCATTGCCAACGAACTGGCGCGCGCGGGTATTTCCGTCATCGTGCTCGAAGCGGGGCCACGGGTCGACCGCCAGCATTTTGTCGAGAACTTCCGCAATCTCGAGAACAAGCCTTCCTATCAGGGGCCGTTCCCCGCAGTGCCCTGGGCGCGTCATCCGCCCAACCAGATCACCCCCAACGAGTACCTGCACACTACCGGCCCTGATGCCGAGGCCTACCAGCAGGTCTATCTGCGCATGATGGGTGGCACCACCTGGCACTGGGCGGGCTGCGCGTGGCGTTACCTGCCATCGGATTTCGAGCTCAAGACCCGCTATGGCCAGGGCCGTGACTGGGCGCTGAAATATGATGATCTCGAGCCGTTCTATTATCAGGCCGAGGTGATGATGGGCGTCTGCGGCCCCGACCCTGCGGTGGAAGACCTCGGCTCGCCGCGCAGGCAGCCCTACCCGATGGATGCGCTGCCCATCTCCTACGCAGCCCAGCAGTTCCGCAAGCTGATTGGCGAGAAAACGCCCTATCGCGTGGTGCATGAGCCGCAGGCCCGCAACACCCGCCCGTATGACAGCCGCCCGACCTGCGAGGGGCATAACAACTGCATGCCCATCTGCCCGATCGGGGCCATGTATAACGGCAGCTACTCCGTCTACCATGCCGAGGCGGCGGGGGCGAAGTTCGTGCCCAACGCCGTGGTGTACCGAATCGAGCGTGACAGCGCCAACAAGCGCGTCACCGCGGTGCATTATTACGATCCCGACAAGGGTTCGCACCGCGTGACCGGCAAGTATTTCGTGATTGCGGCGCACTGTATCGAGACCGCGAAGCTCATGCTGTTCTCTGCCGATGAGCAGAGCCCGGACGGCATTGCCAACAGTTCGGGCCATGTTGGCCGCAACATGATGGACCACACCGGCGTGCAGGTGAGCTTCATCAGTGGTGACAAGGCCCTGTGGCCCGGCCGTGGCCCGCTGGAAACCAACGTGATCGACAATTTCCGCGATGGTGACTGGCGCAACGAGCGCGGCGCGTATCTGGTGCACATGGTCGATGACAACCAGGTTGACCTTGCCACGCAGCTTGCCATTTCCAAGGGGTATGTCGGGCGCGAGCTTGAGGAGCAGATCCGCTATCTCGCCTCGCACACCGTGCGCCTGTTCAGCCATAACGAAGGCCTGGCCGATCCGGACAACCGCCTGACGCTGAGCAAGACCAACAAGGACATTCTCGGCATTCCGCACCCCGAGGTCTATTACAAGCTGCCCGAATATACGGTGAAGAGCTGCGAGCACACGCGCGGCCTGTTCCGCGACCTGATCGGCCTCATGCATGGCACGGATGAGGAATGGACACCGGGTTACTTCCCGCAGGACCATCCCGCGGGCAGCACCATCATGGGCACCGACCCGAAGGATTCCGTGGTGGACGGCTTCTGCCGCACGCATGACCACGAAAACCTGTTCATCGCGAGTTCGTCCGTTTTCTCTTCGGTCGGAACCGGCAACATCACCCTGACAGTCGCCGCACTTGCCCTGCGCGTGGCTGATACGCTTAAAAAAGAACTCGCCCATGCCTGA